Proteins from one Cicer arietinum cultivar CDC Frontier isolate Library 1 chromosome 3, Cicar.CDCFrontier_v2.0, whole genome shotgun sequence genomic window:
- the LOC101514112 gene encoding uncharacterized protein, translated as MAGTGNDPQKQLISIIRNFATERSQGERRVVALRKQIETLISELSEVNAELEKSKRCKELVEQELKGFELHLFLSEASVQTLEARVSLTQVDMSVVESYLETLKDEGVISREQFIHQMLDLNAKIRKFQESIVTCDTDAVEYAACRDPAEVIMKENDADVALGALESSLLEITSQTTKEEAEFQGQQKIYENVQRELIDRERKLSLMNMIVKETKELQDLTLQSSKLEATHSSLGEELQNRSKCPRCHLDNLESLSAVLQANEED; from the exons ATGGCGGGAACGGGAAATGATCCGCAGAAACAACTCATAAGCATCATCCGCAATTTCGCTACCGAGAGATCTCAAGGAG AACGAAGAGTAGTTGCACTTCGGAAGCAAATCGAAACGCTTATATCAGAGTTGAGCGAGGTCAATGCGGAGCTTGAGAAATCTAAGCGCTGCAAAGAACTTGTTGAACAGGAACTTAAAGGCTTTGAACTTCATTTGTTTTTGAGTGAAGCTTCAGTTCAAACGCTAGAG GCTAGGGTTTCTTTAACTCAGGTTGACATGTCTGTTGTGGAATCTTATTTGGAAACACTAAAGGATGAAGGAGTGATTTCACG TGAGCAATTCATTCACCAAATGCTTGACCTGAATGCCAAAATAAG GAAATTTCAAGAGAGCATCGTTACTTGTGACACTGATGCAGTAGAATATGCAGCTTGTAGAG ATCCAGCAGAAGTAATTATGAAAGAAAATGATGCTGATGTTGCTCTAGGGGCTCTTGAAAGTAGCCTTTTGGAGATAACATCTCAAACAACTAAAGAGGAGGCTGAATTCCAAGGCCAACAGAAAATTTATGAGAAC GTCCAGCGTGAATTGATTGACCGTGAAAGAAAGCTGTCATTAATGAATATGATAGTCAAAGAAACAAAAGAATTGCAAGATCTCACCTT GCAGTCTTCAAAATTAGAAGCAACACACAGTTCACTTGGTGAGGAACTTCAGAACAGATCCAAGTGTCCTAGATGTCATCTGGACAATTTGGAGTCTCTCAGTGCGGTTCTGCAGGCAAATGAAGAAGACTGA
- the LOC101514436 gene encoding guanylate kinase 2 translates to MGEAPAFLVDDLQDGPLSGLELNNGACKTTTMVGDKTYVIVGAGDGTLSIDVQIFDRSLGEWVHPTVLGNKPSSCKGHSAVLFENRILVLKKGSKPDDQIWFLEVDTQYVRQQRKKLGTEVVAWSKGVIGNVERPVVISGPSGVGKGTLISMLMKEFPSMFGFSVSHTTRAPRNMEKDGVHYHFTDKSVMEKEIKNGKFLEFASVHGNLYGTSVEAVEVVADSGKRCILDIDVQGARSVRASSLEAIFIFISPPSMEELEKRLRDRGTEAEEQILKRLRNAEAEIEQGKSSNVFDFTLYNDNLEECYERLKKLLGLDGFVTPQKSAAPREINLPMDHSVSKVDDKIIINCISSELENESKNLIMLDVSSIKGGAPGRTRGLDFQVID, encoded by the exons ATG GGTGAAGCACCAGCATTCCTTGTTGATGACCTTCAAGATGGGCCTCTTAGTGGCCTTGAATTAAATAACGGAGCTTGCAAAACGACTACTATGGTTGGTGATAAAACG TATGTCATAGTTGGAGCTGGTGATGGAACTTTGTCCATTGACGTTCAAATTTTTGACCGTAGTCTTGGAGAATG GGTTCACCCAACTGTGCTGGGAAACAAACCCTCTTCATGCAAAGGCCACTCGGCTGTGCTTTTTGAAAACCGGATACTAGTTCTCAAGAAGGGTTCTAAACCAGATGATCAGATATGGTTCCTAGAG gtgGACACTCAATATGTTAGGCAACAGCGGAAAAAATTGGGGACTGAGGTTGTTGCATGGAGTAAGGGTGTGATAGGCAATGTTGAGAGACCTGTTGTTATCAGTGGTCCTTCTGGAGTCGGTAAAGGAACACTAATATCGATGCTCATGAAGGAATTCCCATCGATGTTTGGCTTTTCTGTGAGCCACACCACCCGTGCTCCAAGAAATATGGAGAAAGATGGGGTCCATTACCATTTTACCGATAAGAGTGTGATGGAGAAAGAGATCAAGAATGGAAAGTTTCTCGAATTTGCTTCTGTCCATGGTAATTTGTACGGGACGAGTGTTGAAGCTGTGGAAGTTGTAGCAGATTCAGGAAAA AGATGTATTCTTGATATTGATGTTCAAGGAGCAAGATCTGTGAGGGCTAGTTCTCTTGAagccattttcatctttatcagTCCACCGTCAATGGAAGAGCTGGAGAAGCGCCTTCGTGACAG AGGAACTGAGGCAGAGGAACAGATCCTTAAGCGACTGCGTAATGCCGAGGCTGAGATTGAGCAGGGAAAGTCTTCTAATGTATTTGATTTCACCTTATACAATGACAATCTTGAGGAGTGTTATGAGAGACTTAAG AAATTATTGGGACTTGATGGTTTTGTCACTCCACAAAAATCAG CTGCACCTAGAGAGATTAATCTGCCAATGGATCATTCGGTGTCGAAAGTTGATGACAAAATCATCATAAACTGCATTTCTTCGGAACTAGAGAATGAATCAAAGAATTT GATCATGTTGGATGTTTCCTCAATAAAAGGAGGTGCACCTGGAAGGACAAGAGGGCTCGATTTTCAAGTCATTGATTAG